The following are encoded together in the Capsulimonas corticalis genome:
- a CDS encoding FecCD family ABC transporter permease: protein MSAAAPPTQDHRRARTGHGARAGRAWVMLALLFGALFLSAVIAAGLGAVHYSPVQVLAALRHGPPNLDSADIDPARITLWSLRLPRILMAMVVGGSLATSGVALQSLLRNDLADPYVVGVSSGASVGAEIAYLKHAENVLGGAAAPLTAFAGGIAAMTLVYGMARRGGQVLVTSLLLGGVVVSAFLGAVSTLILQLSSPDDAFRTLNRLMGSLQDSTLPQCAIAAAFLLFGALALFTQSRAMNVFALGEESAKQLGVDTERFKSTLIVTASLLTASTVAFSGMIGFVGLIVPHAARRLAGTPDHVRVLPIAAVGGALLMVWADTLARSVMPDNRELPVGVITAFLGAPFFIYLLRRHGR, encoded by the coding sequence GTGAGCGCCGCCGCCCCGCCAACGCAGGATCACCGCCGCGCCAGGACCGGACATGGGGCAAGGGCCGGACGCGCCTGGGTCATGCTCGCGCTGCTCTTCGGGGCGCTGTTTCTTTCCGCCGTGATCGCCGCCGGCTTAGGCGCGGTGCATTACAGCCCCGTGCAAGTGCTCGCCGCCCTGCGCCACGGACCGCCGAACCTCGACAGCGCCGACATCGACCCTGCGCGCATTACCCTCTGGAGCCTGCGCCTGCCGCGAATTTTGATGGCGATGGTGGTGGGCGGATCGCTCGCGACGTCGGGCGTCGCGCTGCAATCCCTGCTGCGCAACGATCTTGCGGACCCCTATGTCGTCGGCGTCTCCAGCGGCGCGTCGGTCGGCGCGGAGATCGCCTATCTGAAGCACGCGGAGAATGTGCTGGGCGGCGCGGCCGCGCCGCTCACGGCCTTCGCGGGCGGAATCGCCGCGATGACGCTGGTGTACGGCATGGCGCGGCGCGGCGGTCAAGTATTGGTCACGAGCCTGCTGCTTGGCGGCGTGGTCGTCAGCGCGTTTCTGGGCGCCGTCAGCACCCTGATCCTTCAGCTCAGCAGCCCCGACGACGCCTTTCGCACGCTGAACCGCCTGATGGGCTCCCTGCAAGACTCGACTCTGCCGCAATGCGCCATCGCCGCCGCCTTTCTGCTCTTCGGCGCATTGGCGCTGTTCACGCAATCACGCGCCATGAATGTCTTCGCCCTCGGCGAGGAATCCGCCAAGCAGCTCGGCGTGGATACCGAGCGTTTTAAGAGCACGCTGATCGTTACGGCGTCCCTGCTCACCGCCTCCACCGTCGCCTTCTCCGGCATGATCGGCTTCGTCGGCCTCATCGTCCCCCACGCCGCCCGCCGCCTCGCCGGAACCCCCGATCATGTCCGCGTCCTCCCCATCGCCGCCGTCGGCGGCGCCCTCTTGATGGTCTGGGCCGACACCCTCGCCCGCAGCGTCATGCCCGACAACCGCGAACTCCCCGTCGGCGTCATCACCGCCTTCTTAGGCGCGCCATTTTTTATCTACTTGCTGCGACGGCATGGGCGTTAG
- a CDS encoding TetR/AcrR family transcriptional regulator codes for MRKGEVTKFAVIQSIAPIFNRLGFAGTTLEELMRASGLRKGGVYHHFRSKEDLAIQAFEYSVQMMREYWIAAITREPDAAAQLRVIIDTFEMLFDDSLIAGGCPLMNAALDSDDAYPWLKEKTRAAFDDWRCLIASIVRKGVAAGRFRPETDADGVAWIMISALEGGLALSRLNGDLQALKSVSSHLGRYIAAELICE; via the coding sequence ATGCGAAAGGGCGAAGTTACGAAATTTGCGGTTATTCAATCGATCGCTCCCATCTTTAATCGACTGGGATTCGCCGGGACAACTTTAGAGGAATTAATGCGGGCGTCCGGGCTGCGAAAAGGCGGCGTCTACCATCACTTTCGCAGCAAGGAAGACCTGGCGATTCAGGCGTTTGAGTATTCCGTGCAGATGATGCGTGAGTATTGGATTGCCGCCATAACGCGGGAGCCGGACGCCGCCGCCCAGTTGCGCGTCATCATCGACACATTTGAGATGCTCTTTGACGATTCTCTGATCGCCGGCGGCTGCCCGCTTATGAACGCCGCTCTCGACTCCGACGACGCTTATCCATGGCTGAAGGAGAAGACGCGCGCGGCGTTCGACGACTGGCGCTGTTTAATCGCCAGCATCGTTCGAAAAGGTGTCGCGGCTGGACGCTTCCGACCGGAGACGGATGCCGATGGCGTTGCCTGGATTATGATTTCCGCCCTCGAAGGCGGACTCGCTCTGTCGCGACTCAACGGCGATTTGCAGGCGCTGAAGTCGGTTTCCAGCCATTTAGGGCGCTATATCGCCGCCGAGTTAATCTGCGAATAA
- a CDS encoding circularly permuted type 2 ATP-grasp protein yields the protein MSLFDNYALDKFYDEMFSSPGEPRPHYRSLHAALSHLSPQEFKKRALMAEASMVNQGITFTVYGDDLGLEKTMPVDLVPRIMTHDEWERIERGLIQRIQALNLFLHDIYHDQNILNDGVVPRDLIVNAKHFRREFLGAKVPRDIYVQICGTDLVRNDSGDYYVLEDNLRSPSGVSYVLQNRMLMARTFPQLFRENRVMAVDHYCSQLLTNLRYISPRQIDDPVVVLLTPGEFNSAYFEHAFLAQQMGIDLVQGSDLYVEQNIVWMRTTRGPQRVDVVYRRIDDDFLDPLTFRKDSSLGVPGLVNAYRAGNVALANAVGTGIADDKVIYAYVPAMIKYYLDQDALLPNVPTYLSCEDAQRDHILQNLDKLVVKSANEAGGYGMLMGPQSTKEEQNEFAEKIKSDPRNFIAQPLVEISRAPSFVGDTDKFEGRHIDLRPYILVGESISIIPGGLTRVALTRGSYVVNSSQGGGSKDTWVLAKPIAQSQSMGNMSQSQTLGGMTRSQPSMRQPQNGANVMTQTQTAQE from the coding sequence ATGTCACTATTCGACAACTACGCCCTCGATAAATTTTACGACGAGATGTTCTCTTCTCCCGGCGAACCCAGGCCGCATTACCGCAGTCTGCACGCCGCGCTTTCTCATCTGAGCCCGCAAGAGTTCAAGAAGCGCGCGTTGATGGCGGAAGCGTCCATGGTCAATCAGGGCATCACGTTCACGGTGTATGGAGACGACCTGGGTCTGGAAAAGACCATGCCGGTTGATCTTGTGCCGCGGATCATGACGCATGACGAATGGGAGCGGATCGAGCGCGGGTTGATCCAGCGCATCCAGGCGCTGAACCTCTTCCTGCACGACATCTATCACGACCAAAATATCCTGAACGACGGCGTGGTGCCGCGCGATCTGATCGTCAACGCCAAGCACTTCCGGCGTGAGTTCCTCGGCGCGAAGGTGCCGCGCGACATCTATGTCCAGATCTGCGGAACGGATCTGGTGCGTAACGACAGCGGCGATTACTACGTGCTTGAGGACAATCTGCGCTCGCCCTCCGGCGTGTCCTACGTTCTTCAAAACCGGATGCTGATGGCGCGCACGTTCCCGCAGCTGTTCCGTGAAAACCGCGTGATGGCGGTGGACCACTACTGCTCTCAGCTCCTGACCAATCTTCGCTACATCTCCCCACGCCAAATCGACGATCCCGTCGTGGTGCTGCTGACGCCCGGCGAGTTTAACTCAGCCTATTTCGAACACGCATTTCTGGCGCAGCAGATGGGCATCGATCTTGTCCAGGGCTCCGACCTCTATGTCGAGCAGAACATCGTTTGGATGCGGACGACGCGCGGACCGCAGCGCGTGGATGTTGTTTACCGGCGCATTGACGACGACTTCCTGGATCCCCTCACCTTCCGCAAGGATTCTTCGCTCGGCGTGCCGGGCCTGGTCAACGCTTACCGCGCGGGCAATGTCGCGCTGGCGAACGCCGTCGGCACCGGGATCGCGGACGATAAGGTCATCTATGCGTATGTGCCGGCGATGATCAAGTACTATCTCGATCAGGACGCCCTGCTGCCCAATGTCCCGACGTATCTGTCATGCGAGGACGCTCAGCGCGATCATATCTTGCAGAACCTGGACAAGCTGGTCGTCAAGAGCGCGAACGAGGCCGGCGGTTACGGCATGCTGATGGGGCCGCAGTCCACCAAGGAAGAACAGAACGAATTCGCGGAGAAGATCAAAAGCGATCCGCGCAACTTCATCGCGCAGCCGCTGGTGGAGATCTCCCGCGCGCCGTCGTTTGTCGGCGACACCGATAAGTTTGAGGGACGCCATATCGACCTACGCCCCTATATCCTGGTCGGCGAGTCGATTTCGATCATCCCCGGCGGCCTGACCCGGGTGGCGCTGACGCGCGGCTCATATGTCGTCAACTCGTCCCAGGGCGGCGGCTCGAAAGACACCTGGGTGCTGGCCAAGCCGATCGCGCAGTCCCAGTCGATGGGGAACATGTCGCAGTCGCAGACTCTCGGCGGAATGACCCGCTCCCAGCCCTCGATGCGCCAGCCACAGAACGGCGCCAATGTCATGACGCAGACGCAGACCGCGCAGGAATAG